The following are from one region of the Silene latifolia isolate original U9 population chromosome 9, ASM4854445v1, whole genome shotgun sequence genome:
- the LOC141598857 gene encoding transcription factor bHLH49-like, with protein sequence MDTVDKDNLVVEKRNEETSDYIQSGMSGHWQFNASLSNSSMGLVSDGNAMVGGGDGVGPSYSSGTMADSFGQSVWEHSVNPASLGYSDMNVHRGGTSASDPMSMVKGGMFVPNMSGMMTHSLSQYPGDSTFIERAARFSSFSGGHIGELFNPFGVEQSVNPYLRGGTVTQGLQELLSGNAMKNLLYRQPQDSDRNVEKTSQDVSLPPEYGAVKGFPQKNDSTVERSHREAKQGVSVSGNETDEPEPSRGGTREDAEPSSFQGLGAKKRKRVNQDAESEHTNGNQQQSGAAGMKVSEISKGEHNSAPTGNKTNEKQNSQNSDPPKDDYIHVRARRGQATNSHSLAERVRREKISERMKFLQDLVPGCNKVTGKAVMLDEIINYVQSLQRQVEFLSMKLATVNPRVDFNIEQLLAKDHKFPSRSSIGISPSMPMAYPPLHLSQPPILQPGLPGVGNCSELLRRTITSHLTNMGGYKEPTHQLPNAWEDEFDNVVQMGFIANAPVDNQEKNCSADQGPMKAEP encoded by the exons ATGGATACAGTTGATAAGGATAATTTAGTGGTAGAGAAAAGGAATGAAGAAACTTCAGATTACATTCAAAGTGGTATGTCTGGTCACTGGCAATTTAATGCCAGTTTGAGTAATTCGTCGATGGGGTTAGTTTCTGATGGGAATGCTATGGTGGGTGGTGGAGATGGAGTCGGTCCTTCATATTCCTCGGGTACTATGGCGGATTCTTTTGGTCAGTCAGTGTGGGAACATTCCGTCAACCCTGCATCGTTGGGGTATAGTGACATGAATGTTCATCGTGGTGGCACGAGTGCTTCTGATCCAATGTCCATGGTCAAAGGTGGCATGTTTGTACCgaacatgtcagggatgatgactcATAGCTTATCTCAGTATCCTGGTGATTCTACTTTCATTGAGCGCGCTGCCCGTTTCTCTAGTTTTAGTGGGGGGCATATTGGTGAATTGTTCAACCCTTTTGGCGTTGAGCAGTCTGTGAATCCATATCTTCGAGGTGGAACAGTGACGCAAGGTCTCCAAGAGCTTCTGTCAGGAAATGCTATGAAAAATTTACTTTATAGACAGCCTCAAGACAGTGATAGAAATGTAGAAAAAACCTCCCAGGATGTTTCTTTGCCTCCAGAATATGGAGCTGTGAAAGGTTTCCCTCAGAAAAATGATTCAACGGTGGAAAGGAGTCACAGAGAAGCGAAGCAAGGTGTTTCAGTCTCTGGAAATGAGACTGATGAACCGGAACCAAGTCGTGGTGGCACTCGAGAAGATGCGGAACCTTCTTCATTTCAAGGGCTTGGAGCAAAGAAAAGGAAAAGGGTTAACCAG GATGCGGAGTCTGAGCACACTAATGGAAATCAGCAGCAATCTGGTGCAGCGGGAATGAAAGTTTCCGAAATTTCGAAGGGAGAACACAATTCAGCACCAACTGGCAATAAGACAAATGAAAAACAGAATTCTCAAAATTCTGATCCTCCAAAGGATGATTACATACATGTACGAGCGCGAAGAGGGCAGGCCACTAACAGTCACAGTCTAGCAGAAAGG GTCAGAAGGGAAAAGATCAGTGAGAGGATGAAGTTTCTCCAAGACCTGGTACCTGGTTGCAATAAG GTTACCGGAAAAGCCGTCATGTTAGATGAAATCATTAATTATGTACAATCATTACAACGCCAGGTTGAG TTTTTGTCTATGAAGCTTGCAACAGTTAATCCTCGAGTAGACTTCAACATAGAGCAGCTTCTTGCGAAAGAT CACAAATTTCCATCCCGATCTAGTATCGGAATTTCTCCAAGTATGCCAATGGCTTATCCTCCACTTCATCTCAGTCAACCGCCCATTTTACAGCCAGGCCTTCCTGGCGTTGGAAACTGTTCGGAATTGCTGAGAAGAACTATTACTTCACATTTGACAAACATGGGAGGGTACAAAGAACCCACTCATCAG CTACCAAATGCATGGGAAGACGAGTTTGACAATGTTGTGCAGATGGGCTTCATTGCCAATGCTCCCGTAGACAACCAAGAAAAAAACT GTTCTGCAGATCAAGGACCTATGAAAGCCGAACCTTAA
- the LOC141598859 gene encoding putative U-box domain-containing protein 42: MSTTISDQAEFNGDMNIAVSTVKSVLSSLSQIMASVESAKLESNIIHEIGSYYYRVSLALKELADNNSDSVIKLQQYLSESEDLAKGILGDLQQSGQNISDHDLKTLINQLQGIINHMGEALALIPVSAFNDEKFAEAAISSLSEDMRRCNFDTLQVAESNPDSLQKNPSHKEDHPEDQYISVEDLYSISRNDEALGTARQRSERQETRISSTLAGSMTTVQQNPSRVEDHPEVESVSIEEDLYTISTIVCTENSHVIDALQIEEALRARRQRSQRQKTKLSSRLKGSMTIAAQHAEPLYQSFCCPLTKKIMEDPVTIQSGVTYERKAITDYFDDFRDSSDVNCPVTREKLQSRAMSPNIALRNIIQEWRDRNDSAQLKVIRAAFSIGSTDDMILEALQELQSICQRSPKIIKEVHNIGIIPLLVRVLESKDRNVRCMAIEMIRELAMEHEGKELIGRTPAIASVVRQLSSGYKPIRHAALLLLIELSKSRSLTEKIGSVRGGILILVQTKYNRSLDTFASEAADQVLKNLEQCPNNVKLMAENGFLEPLLNNLIEGNLGRKLQMVNYLGEITLEEDSKPHVIERTSPILIQMLDNENGLTRKAVFKAFAQTSSNPACGKTLVEAGIVRIIVDELFTQKLLSEQTDSLKEASTVLVNILESGVELENLMINSKRHTMASGYVVFNIMNIIKNSKSDDLKLNLVRILYQIAKSTKSAAPVVSAVKESESSYTLVELLNSPSDEMAVSALKLLTLLSSHIGHLLIEKICKTNAQPEGLVQSLLDPGQITERQALSVCLLAKLPHENVTLNAALASKNTVPGILHSIFEIRRATRQNRYSRMYLEGLVGILVRFTATLYDSQILFLAINQNFTREFTDLLTETSVEEVQRLAATGLEKLSAQSIHLSNQPRLERKMSVHQYLPGILACGAPRKTQTKLCLAHKGVCSEQNTFCLIEANAVERLLLCLENPNVEVAQAALSALSTLVDDKVDINQSVSMLIELNAIQQIMKALKYHKDKSLWHKALWVLEKFLMKGGQRSLSILSQDKLFYVSVVTAFHHGDTYTKQIAEKILTHLEQMPSFTNTFTM, translated from the exons ATGTCGACGACCATCTCTGATCAAGCTGAG TTTAATGGAGATATGAACATTGCGGTTAGTACAGTGAAATCAGTCCTGAGTTCTCTTTCACAAATCATGGCATCTGTTGAAAGTGCAAAGTTAGAAAGCAACATCATCCATGAAATTGGAAGTTATTACTACCGTGTTTCGTTGGCACTTAAGGAGCTAGCTGATAACAACTCGGACAGTGTAAtcaagttacagcagtatttatCTGAGAGTGAGGACCTGGCCAAAGGCATCCTGGGAGATCTGCAACAAAGTGGACAGAATATTTCCGATCACGACCTGAAAACATTGATAAACCAGCTACAAGGAATAATTAATCATATGGGTGAAGCGTTGGCTTTAATACCAGTGTCAGCATTCAATGACGAAAAATTTGCAGAAGCTGCAATCTCCTCCCTCTCAGAGGACATGAGAAGATGTAACTTTGATACCCTTCAAGTTGCAGAATCCAACCCAGACAGCCTGCAAAAAAACCCGTCACATAAAGAAGATCACCCAGAAGACCAGTACATATCAGTAGAAGATCTCTACTCTATCAGCAGAAATGATGAAGCCCTTGGGACTGCAAGACAAAGAAGTGAAAGACAGGAGACAAGGATAAGTAGCACATTAGCTGGAAGTATGACAACAGTTCAACAGAACCCGTCACGTGTAGAGGATCATCCCGAAGTTGAGTCTGTATCAATAGAAGAAGATCTCTATACTATCAGCACAATAGTCTGCACAGAAAATTCTCATGTAATAGACGCTCTACAAATTGAGGAAGCCTTAAGAGCCAGAAGACAAAGAAGCCAAAGACAGAAGACAAAATTAAGTAGCAGATTGAAAGGGAGTATGACCATAGCGGCTCAACATGCGGAGCCTCTATATCAGAGTTTCTGCTGTCCACTGACGAAAAAGATCATGGAAGACCCAGTAACCATACAAAGTGGAGTAACCTATGAAAGAAAAGCAATCACAGATTATTTTGACGATTTTAGAGATTCTAGCGACGTCAATTGCCCAGTTACAAGAGAGAAGCTTCAAAGCAGAGCTATGAGTCCCAATATTGCTTTAAGAAACATAATTCAGGAGTGGAGAGACAGAAATGACAGTGCACAACTCAAAGTCATTCGCGCAGCTTTCTCGATAGGAAGTACAGATGATATGATCCTTGAAGCATTACAGGAATTGCAGAGCATCTGCCAAAGAAGTCCCAAAATTATAAAAGAAGTGCATAATATAGGAATAATACCATTGCTTGTCAGGGTCCTGGAGTCGAAAGACAGGAATGTGAGATGCATGGCAATTGAGATGATACGAGAACTGGCTATGGAACATGAGGGAAAG GAGTTAATTGGGAGAACACCAGCCATTGCGTCAGTGGTTCGACAACTATCCAGCGGCTACAAACCTATTAGGCATGCAGCATTGTTATTACTAATTGAGCTATCCAAATCTAGATCACTCACAGAGAAGATAGGTAGTGTCAGAGGGGGAATCTTGATCTTGGTCCAAACCAAATACAACAGATCTCTAGACACTTTTGCTTCAGAAGCAGCAGATCAAGTTTTAAAAAATTTGGAGCAGTGCCCTAACAATGTCAAATTGATGGCAGAAAACGGATTCTTAGAACCACTgctaaataatttaattgaag GAAATTTGGGCCGGAAGTTGCAGATGGTGAACTACCTTGGTGAAATAACACTTGAAGAAGACAGCAAGCCTCATGTGATAGAACGGACGTCCCCTATACTCATTCAAATGCTAGATAACGAAAATGGTTTGACACGGAAGGCTGTTTTCAAAGCCTTCGCACAAACATCCTCGAATCCGGCCTGTGGAAAGACATTAGTAGAAGCTGGAATTGTCAGAATCATTGTTGACGAGTTGTTTACCCAGAAATTGCTGAGTGAACAAACTGACTCACTAAAAGAAGCTTCAACAGTACTGGTAAACATCCTTGAATCTGGAGTCGAGCTTGAGAATTTAATGATAAATAGTAAAAGGCATACCATGGCTTCAGGTTATGTGGTCTTCAACATCATGAACATCATTAAAAACTCCAAATCAGATGATTTGAAACTGAATCTTGTAAGGATTCTCTATCAAATTGCAAAGTCCACCAAATCAGCAGCTCCAGTTGTGTCTGCTGTCAAGGAAAGTGAATCAAGTTACACATTAGTTGAACTGCTCAACAGCCCGAGTGATGAAATGGCAGTTTCAGCACTTAAACTCCTTACTTTACTTTCATCTCACATCGGGCATTTACTTATCGAgaaaatatgcaaaacaaatgcgCAACCTGAGGGGCTTGTTCAAAGCCTTTTGGACCCCGGTCAGATTACAGAGAGGCAAGCTCTATCAGTCTGTTTGCTGGCTAAACTTCCTCACGAGAACGTCACACTCAATGCGGCATTGGCTAGTAAGAACACCGTTCCTGGAATATTGCATTCAATATTTGAAATACGAAGAGCTACAAGACAAAACAGATATTCACGCATGTACTTGGAAGGGCTGGTGGGTATACTAGTAAGATTTACAGCAACATTGTATGATTCTCAAATTCTATTTCTGGCAATAAATCAGAACTTCACCAGGGAGTTCACTGACTTGCTTACAGAAACATCAGTTGAGGAAGTTCAAAGGTTAGCGGCAACTGGACTAGAGAAACTCTCGGCACAATCAATTCATCTATCCAATCAACCTCGGTTGGAGAGAAAGATGTCAGTGCACCAGTACCTTCCAGGTATATTAGCGTGCGGGGCACCAAGGAAAACTCAGACAAAACTTTGTTTAGCTCATAAAGGTGTATGCTCTGAGCAAAATAcattttgcttgattgaagcaaatgCTGTTGAAAGGCTCTTACTATGCTTggaaaatcccaatgtagaggtTGCTCAAGCTGCATTATCAGCATTATCGACATTAGTAGACGATAAGGTTGACATAAACCAGAGTGTGAGCATGCTTATTGAGCTCAATGCCATACAGCAGATAATGAAAGCTCTGAAGTACCACAAGGATAAAAGTCTGTGGCATAAAGCACTTTGGGTGTTAGAAAAGTTCTTAATGAAAGGTGGACAAAGGTCTCTTTCGATTTTGTCACAGGATAAGTTGTTTTATGTCTCAGTGGTGACTGCTTTCCATCATGGAGATACATACACGAAGCAGATTGCAGAAAAGATACTCACACACCTTGAGCAAATGCCTAGTTTCACAAACACCTTTACTATGTAA
- the LOC141598860 gene encoding uncharacterized protein LOC141598860 yields the protein MLCSLRQWRHYHRLAHPLSKLTGSVPVASVFYEERPPLVTVSAPVDTASEILYGLRRYGTHQFLSGSYFHHSIAWKLDVNTVDEVVERLKFEWPELAVGFYGILKRDHGFRHSIKCGFIVAHVLARLHRVNDLREIIMGIIHEEGLGSAPFLSEVLGKSFSGWDTHSLVWDMLAFCYSRLEMLSDAFVVLATMKDLNMQPSVFTYNSLLQNLKNTALIWDIYDELKVRGVTESRYTNPIIIDGLCKQSMLHEAVKFWQETKKGGACIVSFNTIMSALCGAGFVDVAKSFFSMMLKQGLIPDTYSYNILIHGLCMVGSMEEALQCADNMEKYGVEQDIVTYNTLVKGFHLLGLEGATDQVVRKMLLKGLNPNTRTYNILLCGYCQTGKLEDAIRLIHEMITKGLPLNIISYSVLLSCLCKMGQLDKAMTLLDDMETTGVKPDVIFYSILIHGLCKIREVEKAIQLCYDMYKRSMFPSSFTHGSILSGLFDDGMVAEARMYFDTLSNCNFRVHIVLYNIMINGYVKSGCIGYAVQLYQQIVERGMNPSIVTFNSLMYGFCRSKKLFMARRLLETIKTYGLVPNSVTYTTLMNGYYDYGDKSAVVELFREMVAAKVSPTHVTYTVLIKVLCSQERWEEAFKVLENMYVKGLKPDQVTYNTIIQGLCKARNPKRAFQLHNEMLLHGVQPSLVTYDILMNGLCVYGDLRDADKLLCALENQQINLTKAVYTTLIKAHCVKGDISTAISTFHCMLQKGFESRPFLNDVYGKIFVLNSISKLRLMMQVHPITPRLQP from the exons ATGCTCTGTAGTCTTCGTCAATGGAGACATTACCATCGTCTTGCTCACCCATTGTCTAAGCTCACTGGTTCCGTCCCAGTTGCCTCAGTATTCTACGAGGAGCGTCCCCCTCTAGTAACTGTTTCTGCTCCAGTCGACACAGCTAGTGAAATTCTGTACGGATTAAGAAGATATGGCACACATCAATTTCTTTCAGGGAGCTATTTCCATCATTCAATTGCTTGGAAATTGGATGTGAATACAGTTGATGAAGTGGTAGAGCGTCTGAAGTTCGAATGGCCGGAGTTAGCGGTTGGGTTTTATGGGATCCTGAAGAGGGATCATGGGTTTCGACATTCCATAAAATGTGGGTTTATAGTTGCTCATGTTTTAGCCCGATTGCACCGGGTTAATGACTTGCGGGAGATCATCATGGGGATTATTCACGAGGAAG GTTTGGGTTCAGCACCTTTCCTATCTGAGGTTCTTGGAAAAAGCTTCTCAGGTTGGGATACACATAGTTTGGTTTGGGATATGTTGGCATTCTGTTATTCAAGATTAGAGATGCTGAGTGATGCTTTTGTTGTTTTAGCAACAATGAAAGATCTAAATATGCAACCATCAGTGTTCACCTACAATAGTTTGCTGCAAAACTTAAAGAACACTGCCCTTATATGGGATATTTATGATGAGTTAAAAGTTAGAGGGGTCACAGAGAGCAGATATACAAACCCTATTATTATAGATGGTCTATGCAAGCAATCAATGCTTCACGAGGCTGTAAAATTTTGGCAGGAGACTAAAAAAGGCGGAGCTTGTATTGTTTCATTCAACACCATTATGTCAGCTCTTTGTGGAGCTGGTTTTGTTGATGTCGCAAAGTCGTTCTTTAGCATGATGCTAAAACAAGGACTTATTCCCGATACTTACAGCTATAATATCCTTATTCATGGACTTTGCATGGTTGGATCGATGGAAGAGGCTCTTCAATGTGCAGATAACATGGAGAAGTATGGAGTTGAACAAGATATTGTTACTTACAATACTCTTGTCAAAGGGTTTCATTTACTTGGTTTGGAAGGAGCAACTGACCAAGTTGTTCGTAAAATGTTGTTGAAAGGTTTGAACCCCAATACAAGAACTTACAACATATTATTGTGTGGTTATTGCCAGACAGGGAAACTTGAGGACGCAATACGATTGATCCATGAGATGATAACAAAAGGTTTACCATTAAATATAATTTCCTATAGTGTTTTGCTTAGTTGTTTATGTAAGATGGGGCAACTTGATAAGGCAATGACTTTGCTTGATGATATGGAAACCACGGGAGTAAAACCAGATGTGATTTTCTACTCTATTCTTATTCATGGTCTCTGCAAGATAAGGGAAGTAGAAAAGGCTATACAATTATGTTATGACATGTACAAACGAAGCATGTTCCCCAGCTCTTTCACACATGGGTCTATCCTTTCGGGTTTATTTGATGATGGGATGGTGGCAGAGGCAAGGATGTATTTTGATACTCTGTCAAATTGTAATTTCCGTGTGCATATTGTTTTGTACAATATAATGATTAACGGGTATGTGAAGTCTGGTTGTATTGGATATGCTGTACAGTTATACCAGCAAATAGTGGAAAGGGGAATGAACCCAAGTATAGTCACTTTCAATTCTTTGATGTATGGGTTTTGCAGAAGCAAAAAGCTTTTCATGGCTAGAAGGTTGCTCGAAACAATTAAAACTTATGGACTTGTACCAAATTCAGTGACTTACACCACCCTTATGAATGGGTACTATGATTATGGGGATAAATCTGCCGTGGTTGAACTGTTTCGGGAGATGGTGGCAGCAAAGGTGAGCCCAACTCATGTGACATACACTGTCTTAATCAAAGTTCTTTGCAGCCAAGAGAGGTGGGAAGAAGCTTTTAAAGTACTTGAGAATATGTATGTCAAGGGTTTGAAACCTGATCAAGTCACTTACAATACCATCATTCAGGGCCTTTGCAAAGCACGGAATCCGAAAAGGGCATTTCAATTGCATAATGAGATGTTACTTCATGGCGTTCAACCAAGCCTTGTCACTTATGATATTCTCATGAATGGCCTTTGTGTATATGGTGACCTAAGGGATGCAGACAAATTATTGTGCGCTCTAGAAAATCAGCAAATTAATTTGACAAAAGCTGTATACACTACTCTAATAAAAGCACATTGTGTCAAGGGTGATATAAGTACAGCAATTTCTACCTTTCACTGCATGTTGCAGAAGGGCTTTGAG TCAAGGCCTTTTTTGAATGATGTCTATGGGAAGATATTTGTGCTCAATTCCATTTCAAAGCTGCGACTGATGATGCAAGTCCACCCCATTACCCCAAGACTCCAG CCTTAA